Proteins from a single region of Ziziphus jujuba cultivar Dongzao chromosome 1, ASM3175591v1:
- the LOC107426958 gene encoding BTB/POZ domain-containing protein At2g24240, translated as MGIQKDRVRFNVGGRIFETTSTTLANAGRNSVFGAMFDENWNLQKFTNSSSDEYYFIDRNPDCFAVLLDLLRTQELYLPSNVPEKLLYREALYYGLLDHVRSAKWGQFDGNRLRLSRSVTGQAPGDGTAIRAGPDGGCCVAHGSMVHVYDWMLEEHPPINLDYQRVNDVGWIDSENVVVSVCERLGRGEGGMGLFSSSTGDLRYRFHVSHDNQDKSFTAGALSFSSDYKIFSSCKGRSNEYGIGVWDQVTGKQIDFFYEPLGWSLGDADKLQWLDGSNCLLVATLFPRKDNCYISLLDFREKNMVWSWSDNGAPITVDEKRVRDAIAMEESSSIYVVNEYEDLGFIDLRINGGSIRWSSRSRLMKGSMPDEPCYPKLALHEGQLFSSMNDSISVFCGPDWVLTSRLRRSYGGSICDFSIGGDRLFALHSEENVFDIWETLSPPII; from the coding sequence ATGGGAATTCAGAAAGACAGGGTGAGATTCAACGTCGGAGGCAGAATCTTCGAAACGACATCGACGACGCTCGCAAACGCCGGCCGTAACTCCGTCTTCGGAGCGATGTTCGACGAGAACTGGAacctccaaaaattcaccaactCCTCCTCCGATGAATACTACTTCATTGATCGGAACCCAGATTGCTTCGCGGTCCTCCTCGATCTCCTCCGAACCCAAGAGCTGTATCTTCCATCCAACGTCCCCGAAAAGCTTCTCTACAGAGAAGCCCTCTATTACGGTCTCCTCGACCATGTTCGCTCTGCGAAATGGGGTCAATTCGATGGCAACAGACTGAGACTCTCGAGGTCCGTAACGGGTCAAGCCCCTGGTGACGGTACGGCAATTCGAGCCGGCCCAGATGGTGGTTGCTGTGTTGCCCATGGTAGTATGGTCCATGTGTATGATTGGATGCTAGAAGAGCACCCACCAATCAATCTTGATTACCAGAGGGTAAACGATGTTGGTTGGATTGATTCTGAGAATGTTGTGGTAAGTGTTTGTGAGAGATTGGGCCGTGGTGAAGGAGGTATGGGTCTGTTCAGCTCATCAACTGGGGACCTCAGGTACAGATTCCATGTCAGCCATGATAATCAAGACAAGAGCTTCACTGCTGGGGCCTTGAGTTTCAGCTCGGACTATAAGATATTTTCGAGTTGTAAAGGTAGGAGCAATGAGTATGGGATTGGAGTTTGGGACCAAGTGACTGGGAAGCAGATTGATTTTTTCTATGAACCTCTTGGTTGGTCACTTGGTGATGCTGATAAGCTTCAATGGTTGGATGGTAGCAACTGTTTATTGGTTGCAACTTTGTTTCCTAGGAAAGACAACTGTTATATTAGTCTGTTGGATTTCAGGGAAAAAAATATGGTTTGGTCTTGGTCTGATAATGGGGCTCCCATAACAGTGGATGAGAAGAGGGTTAGAGATGCAATCGCAATGGAGGAGAGCAGCTCAATCTATGTGGTGAATGAGTATGAGGATTTGGGTTTCATTGATCTGCGGATTAATGGTGGGAGTATTAGGTGGAGCTCAAGAAGCAGGCTGATGAAGGGGTCGATGCCTGATGAGCCATGTTATCCAAAACTGGCTTTGCATGAGGGACAGCTATTTTCATCCATGAATGATTCAATTTCTGTGTTCTGTGGACCTGACTGGGTTTTGACTTCTAGGCTTAGACGAAGCTATGGAGGTTCAATTTGTGATTTTTCCATTGGTGGGGATCGGCTTTTTGCTCTTCACAGTGAGGAAAATGTGTTTGATATATGGGAAACTCTATCTCCAccaattatatga
- the LOC107426965 gene encoding omega-6 fatty acid desaturase, chloroplastic: MACRVADSMFLFMGPHQKPISVHKIAAHYSPGTSYWKWDGLVAKGIKRQQYLNSRRKIELVQAVAVPFSPAPADTAEYRKELSESYGFKQIGESLPKNVTLKDIIDTLPKKVFEIDDVKAWKSVLISVTSYALGLFMISKAPSYLLPLAWAFTGTAITGFFVIGHDCAHKSFSRNKLVEDIVGTLAFMPLIYPYEAWRFKHDRHHAKTNMLFEDTAWHPVWEEEIESSPALRKAIIYGYGPFRPWMSIAHWLMWHFDLNKFRPNEVKRVKISLACVFAFMLIGWPLIIYKTGIMGWIKFWLMPWLGYHFWMSTFTMVHHTAPHIPFKSSEEWNAAQAQLNGTVHCTYPRWIEILCHDINVHIPHHISSRIPSYNLRTAHKSLQENWGKYLNEATWNWRLMKTIMTICHVYNKEQNYVAFDQLAPEDSYPIKFLKKVMPDFA, translated from the exons ATGGCTTGCAGAGTTGCAGATTCTATGTTCCTTTTCatg GGCCCCCATCAGAAGCCAATTTCTGTTCACAAAATTGCAGCCCATTATTCTCCAG GAACCTCTTATTGGAAATGGGACGGCCTTGTTGCTAAGGGAATTAAACGTCaacaatatttaaattccaGAAGAAAGATTGAACTGGTACAAGCTGTAGCTGTTCCATTTTCACCAGCTCCAGCAGACACAGCCGAGTATCGAAAAGAATTATCAGAGAGCTATGGTTTCAAACAGATTGGAGAATCACTTCCGAAGAATGTTACATTAAAGGATATCATTGATACCCTTCCAAAAaag GTTTTTGAGATTGATGATGTGAAAGCATGGAAGTCAGTTCTAATATCTGTCACTTCATATGCGTTGGGGCTTTTCATGATTTCAAAAGCCCCTTCGTATCTGCTTCCTCTGGCTTGGGCTTTTACTGGGACTGCAATAACTGGG TTCTTTGTTATAGGTCATGATTGTGCacacaaatcattttcaagaaacAAATTAGTGGAGGACATTGTTGGAACACTGGCCTTTATGCCGCTGATATATCCATATGAAGCATGGCGGTTTAAGCACGATCGGCATCATGCAAAAACAAACAT GCTGTTTGAAGATACAGCTTGGCATCCTGTCTGGGAAGAAGAGATTGAATCATCTCCTGCTTTGCGCAAGGcaattatatatggatatggTCCATTTCGGCCGTGGATGTCAATAGCTCACTG GTTGATGTGGCACTTCGATTTGAACAAGTTCAGACCAAATGAAGTCAAAAGGGTGAAGATAAGTTTGGCTTGTGTGTTTGCATTTATGTTAATTGGATGGCCATTGATTATCTACAAGACGGGGATTATGGGATGGATCAAGTTTTGGTTGATGCCATGGCTGGGGTACCACTTTTGG ATGAGTACTTTTACTATGGTCCATCATACGGCTCCGCATATACCTTTCAAATCTTCGGAGGAGTGGAATGCAGCTCAGGCTCAACTTAATGGAACAGTTCATTGCACTTACCCTCGTTG GATTGAGATCCTCTGCCATGATATCAATGTCCACATCCCCCATCATATATCTTCAAGGATTCCGAGTTATAATTTACGTACAGCTCACAAGTCTCTCCAAGAAAATTGGGGAAAG TATCTAAACGAGGCTACGTGGAATTGGCGTCTAATGAAGACAATCATGACAATCTGCCACGTTTACAACAAGGAACAAAATTACGTAGCTTTTGACCAGCTTGCCCCTGAAGACTCCTATCCCATTAAGTTTCTGAAAAAAGTGATGCCAGATTTTGCTTGA